One region of Termitidicoccus mucosus genomic DNA includes:
- a CDS encoding NAD(P)-dependent oxidoreductase, translating into MIASPNVTKAAVNLPPPPCTAGTADDFLSEPAPATIEAVAAMPRGPVAILGAGGKMGLHLSLMLKKAAVAAGQPERRVIAISRFASLRDRGGFEAAGITTIPCDLSVPVNVAALPDASVVFFLAGVKFGTASSPLLLEQMNVTVPKLVAARYKDSRMVVFSTGCVYPFAPVNTRGCTESTPPAPVGDYAQSCLRREQIFAAASAAHGTSVVLIRLNYAVEFRYGVLVDIATKVRDGLPVDVTMGHVNIIWQPDALNHIIRAASIAASPAVPLNITGSGVHRVRDIAADFGAFLGAAPVITGDEATTAWLNDASHSHRLFGLPPTSPGTMRQWIASWLASGGHTWGKPTGFEKRDGKF; encoded by the coding sequence ATGATTGCATCCCCCAATGTGACCAAGGCCGCCGTGAACCTTCCTCCGCCGCCTTGCACCGCCGGCACGGCGGACGATTTTCTCTCCGAACCGGCGCCCGCCACCATCGAGGCCGTGGCCGCGATGCCCCGGGGCCCGGTCGCGATTCTCGGCGCAGGCGGGAAAATGGGCCTGCATCTCAGCCTCATGCTGAAGAAAGCAGCCGTCGCCGCCGGGCAGCCCGAACGCCGCGTCATCGCCATTTCCCGTTTTGCGTCCTTGCGCGATCGCGGCGGCTTTGAGGCTGCCGGCATCACCACCATTCCTTGCGACCTTTCCGTGCCGGTCAATGTCGCCGCGCTTCCCGATGCATCCGTCGTGTTTTTTCTGGCCGGTGTCAAATTCGGCACCGCCTCCTCGCCCCTTCTTCTGGAGCAGATGAATGTCACCGTCCCCAAGCTTGTCGCCGCCCGTTACAAAGATTCCCGCATGGTCGTCTTCTCCACCGGTTGCGTCTATCCTTTCGCCCCGGTCAATACCCGTGGTTGCACGGAATCCACGCCTCCCGCCCCGGTCGGTGATTATGCCCAATCCTGCCTTCGCCGCGAACAAATCTTTGCCGCCGCCTCCGCCGCCCATGGCACATCCGTCGTCCTCATTCGCCTCAACTATGCCGTCGAGTTTCGTTATGGCGTGCTCGTGGACATCGCGACGAAAGTCCGCGACGGTCTGCCGGTGGACGTCACCATGGGTCACGTCAATATCATCTGGCAACCCGATGCGCTCAATCACATCATTCGTGCCGCCTCCATTGCGGCGAGCCCCGCCGTGCCGCTCAACATCACCGGTTCCGGTGTCCATCGCGTCCGGGATATCGCCGCGGATTTTGGTGCGTTTTTGGGCGCCGCTCCGGTCATCACCGGTGACGAAGCGACCACCGCGTGGCTCAACGACGCTTCGCATTCCCATCGGCTTTTCGGCCTTCCGCCGACATCGCCCGGCACCATGCGCCAATGGATCGCAAGCTGGCTCGCCTCCGGGGGCCACACATGGGGCAAACCCACCGGCTTTGAAAAACGCGATGGCAAATTCTGA
- a CDS encoding dihydrodipicolinate synthase family protein, whose protein sequence is MHSIPSIRNHLLAGQVIPALPLALDRRRRWSELRQRAVLRYYLDAGAGGVAVGVHSTQFEIREKKHGLFGPLLAFAAETITSWLDSRPRPFLRIAGVCGRTSQAVTEAEIAAGLGYHAALLSVAAFKNENERVIIRHCERVARTIPVIGFYLQTAVGGRMLSYRFWRAFADIPNVVAVKMAPFNRYQTHDVIRAVIDSGREDIALYTGNDDNIIVDLLTPFAHAGKTRYVVGGLLGQWGVWTERATDILAGIKKARNRQKISADWLARAAALTDANGAIFDVANGFAGCIPGIHEILRRQGIFETTACLNPHEKLSPGQAAELDRVIRAYPWLTDDTFVQENRHRWLK, encoded by the coding sequence ATGCACAGTATCCCCTCCATCCGAAACCATCTGCTCGCCGGCCAGGTCATTCCTGCTTTGCCCCTTGCGCTCGACCGCCGCCGTCGCTGGTCCGAACTCCGCCAACGTGCCGTCTTGCGCTATTACCTGGATGCCGGCGCGGGAGGCGTCGCTGTCGGCGTGCATTCCACACAGTTCGAAATCCGCGAAAAAAAGCACGGTCTCTTTGGGCCCCTGCTCGCCTTCGCCGCTGAAACCATCACCAGCTGGCTCGACTCTCGTCCGCGTCCGTTTCTTCGGATTGCCGGTGTCTGTGGCCGCACCTCCCAAGCCGTGACTGAGGCGGAAATCGCGGCGGGACTCGGCTACCATGCCGCGCTCCTCAGCGTCGCCGCCTTTAAAAACGAAAACGAGCGCGTCATCATACGCCATTGCGAACGGGTCGCCCGCACGATTCCCGTCATCGGGTTTTATCTCCAGACGGCGGTGGGTGGACGCATGCTCAGTTATCGCTTTTGGAGAGCCTTTGCCGACATCCCAAACGTCGTTGCCGTGAAAATGGCTCCCTTCAACCGCTATCAGACACATGATGTCATCCGCGCCGTCATCGACTCCGGCCGCGAGGACATCGCGCTCTACACCGGCAACGACGACAATATCATTGTCGATCTGCTCACACCCTTTGCCCACGCGGGCAAAACCAGGTATGTCGTCGGCGGGCTTCTCGGCCAATGGGGCGTGTGGACCGAGCGCGCGACGGATATCCTGGCCGGCATCAAAAAAGCCAGGAACAGGCAAAAAATTTCCGCCGACTGGCTTGCGCGCGCCGCCGCGCTCACCGATGCCAATGGCGCCATTTTCGATGTCGCCAACGGCTTTGCCGGTTGTATTCCCGGCATCCACGAAATTCTCCGCCGCCAGGGAATTTTTGAAACCACCGCCTGCCTCAATCCGCACGAAAAGCTCTCGCCCGGGCAGGCTGCCGAACTCGATCGTGTCATTCGCGCCTACCCGTGGCTCACCGACGATACCTTCGTTCAAGAAAACCGCCATCGCTGGCTTAAATAA
- the sdaAB gene encoding L-serine ammonia-lyase, iron-sulfur-dependent subunit beta: MPFSAFDIIGPVMVGPSSSHTAGAARLGLMARRLLGEVPRAAAITLHGSFAATGHGHATDRALLAGLLGLAPDDASLPRSRELAAAAGLAFAFAAEDMGESVHPNTARIQLTSSEAGAADAPDSLTMTGSSLGGGVIEISSIDGYATSFRGDLDTLVCWHEDRRGFLAHITAIVACVEVNIAALRTTRTGRGTHALTVIETDGPLPSAALNLFAHIPWLARLRALPPLP; encoded by the coding sequence ATGCCATTTTCCGCTTTTGATATCATCGGTCCGGTGATGGTGGGCCCCTCCAGCTCGCACACGGCGGGCGCGGCGCGGCTTGGGCTCATGGCGCGTCGTTTGCTCGGCGAGGTTCCGCGCGCCGCCGCGATCACGCTTCACGGATCTTTTGCGGCCACCGGCCACGGCCACGCCACCGACCGCGCCCTTCTTGCCGGCCTGCTCGGCCTCGCTCCGGATGACGCCTCCCTGCCGCGCTCGCGCGAACTCGCCGCCGCCGCCGGCCTCGCCTTTGCCTTCGCCGCCGAGGATATGGGCGAGTCCGTTCACCCCAACACCGCACGCATTCAACTAACCTCCTCCGAGGCCGGAGCGGCCGATGCCCCGGATTCCCTCACGATGACCGGCTCCTCGCTCGGAGGCGGCGTCATTGAGATATCGAGCATAGACGGCTACGCCACGTCCTTTCGCGGCGACCTCGACACACTTGTTTGCTGGCACGAAGACCGGAGGGGTTTTCTCGCCCACATCACGGCCATCGTTGCCTGTGTCGAGGTCAACATTGCCGCGCTCCGAACCACGCGCACCGGGCGGGGCACGCATGCGCTCACTGTCATCGAAACCGATGGTCCGCTTCCCTCCGCCGCGCTCAATCTCTTCGCGCATATCCCCTGGCTCGCCCGCCTCCGCGCCCTGCCTCCGCTCCCGTGA
- the sdaAA gene encoding L-serine ammonia-lyase, iron-sulfur-dependent, subunit alpha — protein sequence MNSSRSSATDDTNAPAGSWDWDCAKTLVALCAARHCAIADAALQREAAESGQPASALLARMEDRYRIMRDAIRQGLAINTRSTSGLSGGDAARLQAYSQTAAPLLGPHLARTMAYGFAVLEINAQFGRIVATPTAGSSGIVPACLLMLEETRGLSEQQAARALFTAAGIGLVIGRRAPFSGAQGGCQAEVGSASAMAAAAIVEAEGGTPQQAADAAAFALMNTLGMVCDPIGGYVEIPCVSRNGMFAVHSFLAATMALAGIRGMVPLDDVVTAMRDIGRRMPRALKETSQAGLATTPTGLLHRPQPIRNPAENIK from the coding sequence GTGAACAGCTCCCGCTCATCCGCCACTGACGACACCAATGCGCCCGCCGGTTCATGGGACTGGGACTGCGCAAAAACGCTCGTCGCTCTCTGCGCGGCCCGCCACTGCGCCATCGCCGACGCCGCCTTGCAACGCGAAGCCGCCGAATCCGGGCAACCCGCCTCCGCGCTGCTTGCCCGCATGGAAGACCGCTACCGCATCATGCGCGATGCCATCCGCCAGGGACTGGCCATCAACACGCGCTCCACCAGCGGACTTTCCGGCGGCGATGCCGCGCGCTTGCAGGCCTATTCGCAAACTGCCGCCCCGCTGCTCGGCCCGCACCTCGCCCGGACAATGGCCTATGGCTTCGCCGTGCTCGAAATCAACGCGCAGTTCGGCCGCATCGTGGCAACGCCCACCGCCGGCTCCTCCGGCATCGTGCCCGCCTGTCTTTTGATGCTGGAAGAAACGCGCGGACTCTCAGAGCAGCAGGCGGCCCGCGCCCTGTTCACCGCGGCGGGCATCGGTCTGGTCATCGGACGCCGCGCGCCTTTTTCCGGGGCGCAAGGCGGATGCCAGGCGGAGGTCGGCAGCGCTTCCGCGATGGCCGCCGCCGCCATTGTGGAAGCGGAGGGAGGCACTCCCCAACAAGCGGCGGATGCCGCCGCCTTCGCGCTCATGAATACCCTCGGCATGGTCTGCGACCCGATCGGCGGATATGTTGAGATCCCCTGCGTGAGTCGCAACGGCATGTTTGCCGTCCATTCCTTCCTTGCGGCGACGATGGCGCTTGCCGGCATCCGCGGCATGGTTCCCCTGGACGACGTTGTGACTGCCATGCGCGACATCGGCCGCCGGATGCCCCGCGCGCTCAAGGAAACGTCGCAGGCCGGCCTCGCCACGACCCCGACGGGCCTCCTGCATCGGCCGCAACCCATCCGGAACCCCGCCGAGAATATCAAATAG